The following DNA comes from Solea solea chromosome 6, fSolSol10.1, whole genome shotgun sequence.
CAGGGTGAGATATCACTCCTCTAAAAAtagatgcgtgtgtgtgtgtgtccattgtTTATGGATGAAGTGATCTTCCTCCATCTTTGCTGTAGGGTTTTAGTTCGTAGCTGTAGGTTGCTACGGCAAATTCGGGTGTGAATGATTGTTGTGTCTGCCTTTCATTATTCACCGCAGCTCCTCAGCCGTATTTCGTGTCTCTTCTCCCCTgcgggggagggggagggggtgagGCGGAGGTTTTGCTGTCACTGAATCTCACTGCTGGCAAGACAACATCTTTTTCTGTCTGAGATcactatgtttttgtttttttaaagattggCTGTTTAAAGGAGAAATTCACCGTTTGATTGTTATCGTGTGATCGTCTGCGTTCCACTGTGTAGTGCAGCTCTTCCTAAAGTTATGTGTCGCCCAGGGCTGCACATTCAGTCACGAAataatttaaatcacaatatccAAATTGAAAGACACTGCAGTCATTTGCATGAATTCACAGGCCCCCAAATCTTCCTTCTCATAATATGTTTCCTAGgagtaaaaatgacaaaaggcGTCAGTTGCACCAATTtgtaccacttttttttattgtagtgCAACCTGTCAAAACAATTGCAATGAGTTCTTGCAGCTCTAGTGtcacaaacccattttaaatTCTAAAAATCTGCTGCGGCTCACCCAAACCTTAGGATCAACCACTTCTCTATAAGTTCTTTATTTCATAAATTAATGGAAAATAACAATTTTACAACTGAATAGCAACACAGTGTTatgtccaaacagtgaaatactCTCTGATGCCACTTTAAAATCCTCCATTGTTCTTGTTTATTGCGATCCAGAGACAATTGGACCTCTTTGTCTCATACATTTTTCTGTCCCACCTTCTTGTTAAGTCAGTCATTTTCGAGAACCTCCCGGGGAGAACTCCACGAGACCTGCTGCCTCCAGCTgtgatgcatgtgtttgtggaaaGGCTAATGAATCCAGCAGGAGGACAACTACTTGAAACAAAATAGGCCTGTCCCTATTTAATGTTTCTGCAGTTACACGACGCTCTCGGTGACATAGTTTTCTTCTATTGTTTTAGTTGTTTCAGTTTCACAGTTGTGCTAAAGTGTCGCGTCTCAGGGTCTCATTTTCTTTGCATTGAGAGGATCCACTGACAAAATGTGATGTATCCACTATAGAGTGATTTCCCAGTCAGACCACTTGATGGTtgatctcaaggcactgtacatagacaatatcatggagagcagagaaatccaacagttcacacaatgagcaaagcACTAGGCTTCAGTGgagagaaacagaagaagaaatctctgacagaaccagactcaaagatgtgccaagacaggttggggtgaaaggaaaaatggggtacagaaagggggggagagaaaggacaagaggatCGGGAGCAGAATGACAACAATGGTATCGCGTTTTAAAGTGTCTCCTTTTCtcagaacacagacacagacagatgggATTTGACGAGAGAAAAAAACCTAATGCACACATTTGAAAAGCGAGGCagttgtcatgtcatgtcatatcTTTTAAGAACATACTACAGAATCTGGAAGAGTAATATTTTGCCAGTGTGATTCACTAGACCTCAGAAAAGACCAGAGAAGGTGTGATCCTCGTGTCACAGTATGTGGTCATGTTTATATTTGAGTGTTGGTTAAGTGATGCAGTAAATCAAGCTGcagcattgttttatttatgtttactctCGTCTCTTGTCGGGGTTTCTATTGGATGCTGTGTACTCAGCGCAGCTGCTAGAGTGGTAAAAGATACTATCAATTCCCACAGGGGCCCCTTCttctatatactgtacgtttgtTTCTCATCCCCCGACCATTAAAGCACACAAACCCATTCTTGTGCTGCACATATCTCAGAAATCTGTCATTCCTAATTTACGCCAATGTCCAGTTTCATCAACACTGAATAAACGTAGCAATTCCAGTTTCTTCCATAATATTTCTACTTTCATGGATCAAAAATCCAAGCGAGGTCTAAGTGACACTCGAGGTCACAACAGGAACTGAGCATTTGTGCAACTTGTGTTTAGTTCTCACCTTTCCTCCAAAGTAACATTCCGGTTTTACCTAATTGGATTTGTTAAAGGCCTCTTGAATGTCACCTCCGAAGACTCGTGACAATTATAAAGCTCATCTTGATCATAGGACTGCTATCACACTACTCCTAAGAGGCTGCTTGgtaagcaataataataaagatgtgGTACTTTTATTGAGAGAGTGGGGAAATTACTGACTGTACGTCCTGAAGAGGATAAAATGTCATCGTCAGTTACACCCAGGGGGATGTAAGAGATATTTTTTCTCAGCCTATGGGGACGTGAGCAGAACTGGTGCTTGAACCTGTGTCCTTTTGATTCATTAAATGACAGCACGGCAGCTCATATTGAATTAATTCTaaatttaaaagtgatttaaatgtgatttggGGTTTACGCTGGGGTCACATAGAGCAGACCACTTTCCCTTTTCACTCGAATGGGAACCTTACAGCCCGTTTATGGCTAACCCAGCTAAATACATCCTGAAAACTTTACGGTATTTGCAATATTGTAAAGTCCAAAAGTGCTTTGCTCTCTCTACATCACCCACGTTGGCCTGATAAAACCGGCTAAATTGAAAGAAAAGACCCCGTCAGTGTTAAGTATAGCCAAGTTTTTGTTCTATCACAACATTCTCTGCCAGGAAAGTAATGTTAGCTGAGGTAGTGTTTATAGGCATTGTTATACCATCGACATTATTCAGCTTGTCGTGCCAACATATCTCTGCACTGTTTATTTAGGATGTTGTAGGATGTTGTAACCGCACACTACAGGGAAATCACTGATGTAGTGCAGATGTTTGGTTGAAATGAAAACCACTATATTTTTAGTGCTTGATTATTGCACAAACATGTTTGCACCTCCAAAATGCAGATTGTCTTACACCTCAAACCTGATGTCACTTTCCAGTTCTTCTGCTGTGTGGCACCATAGGTTTGAGAATATCGTCTTCATAGTCAACACAGTTGATAAAAGAAAGGTTATTCTCTGtcaatgagaaaataatcaatagacCAACTCGAGTATGGATAAATTACCATCTCCTctgaagtaaaaaataatgcTCGAAATACAGGGAAGGATAAGGAATACCCTAATATTCACATTGGTGAAGTTCTTTGAAATACATCAAAGGGTAGCACTGTGATATTACAAGAAAGTGGAActgaaatgaataataaaatcaaagaTTAAGCTTAAGAAAATACCTGCAGGGAGGGAGACcatttaataaatatttcagtttAGAGAGAGACGAGAGTCGGAAGGTGTGAATACAATTATTTCTGAATCCACTCCGTTACGTGGAATACATTAACAAGTGAGTTTGTTTAAGAATTGATTTGGAATTACGGTGGAAATAAGAAGCAAAAATGTATTATAGATATGGTTagtaacccttagaacacagagcacagagctgcttattatatctttaaacatacagtatatacagaggtgataagaatgtgcaatatagagtttcttatttcctttttttcagcacaaccaagcaaacctgagcaaaaagtactcaaaatgtttaaaattagattgaatatgtgaaatttggaaatacgtcatagttcaaagttcacttgaacaaaaagaaaagaaaaatggtctaattttgtgacttctgcacaattattgctactttatgaTATagaatgaatcataactttgactcaacaacacataagaagatgaaaaaaccCCACATGTACACctaaatacccccccccccccgatgtccttataaggagttgtgtattattcccacagaaAATTATAGCTccgtgccgcgtgagcactaagggatAAACATCAAACGTGTTTATTTCAAGTGAAGTAAAAGTCCTTGTTTCTAAGCGCACCGCTGTAATAAACTTTGAAGACATGTAAACAACCATGGactcttaaaggaatacttcactgatttacaTTTAGCTGTGTATTACTAGAACAGGGCTAGTACTTTTGAATAACAATGAAACATTTCGAGTTGGGAGGGAAAATGTCCTTTGTGGGAAGAAATCTGCATAGATGATAGAGTGAGGTCAGTGTCACGGAGCACCGAGCAATTCTCAGGTTTTCATTTCTACCAAAAGATAATATGAGGTGATTTCACCGTGAGCTCCACCTCTGGCTGATGGTGAGTGAATGAGTCAGTGAAATGGCACGATGTAGTCGTCTCCTGTAGAACCCATTTGAGACACCACAACATTAACATGATGCACAAGTTACTAGTTTAACATGCTGGTGTACTGGCATCTTTCTCGCATGCTGTTTTCACTCTATTTTCTGTGACTATATCCCTtggagacgtgtgtgtgtgtgtgtgactacagTACGGTGAACTGTCTTTGTCTCCATTCCCCTGCTCATTATTGGCACAGGTTCAAAGAGATGGGTTCTCATTTGCATATGCAGCTGTGGGGCTGGAACTCCTGTGTAGCAGCCAGGTGATTCATACCAGCTCCCACcgtcttattttttttgcagaggcTTAAATTAAAACCAATCAGTCAGCCCAGATCACACTGACCCAGAGGAGAGGGAGTCAGGTGACCGCTGTTAGGCCGACCAACATGTTAGGCCGACCAACATGTTAATTGCCCTCTGCGCAGCCACTGTGGCGACAATTAAGAGACTAGAAAATTCATCCTGAGACCGTTTCGCACAGCGAGCGGCAAACCAGTGTGAGCACAGAAATTATGGTtaatgtattgtgttgtgtacGAGGTGTAATTGGCTGTTAACACGTCCATGTTGGGGGACACGAACAATGCAGAGCTGTAGATCCATTTAAAACACTTAACAGTCCAAGAAAACaagggttaatctccaacagttaccaaggaaatgtctaaaatctcatcatttaaggAGCCGAGGCAAGCGAGGACCATGTAGTGCTGGAGTGCCCACGCTTTTTCAGCTTGGGAGCTACTTTTAAAATGACCAAGTCAAGATGATCGACTTTAATCTACATAAAAAAAcgttttgtatatatatatatatatatatatatatatatatgataacgTTGTATCAGCAAAGTGAAGATGTTTTAAAGCGACTCGTCCCTCATATTTTATGCCTCTCCGATGCTCTGTATTAATACACGTTaaccatgttttcattttggaaTTTAGCAACAGTTTAAAGTGGATTTTGTGATGTTTCAGTGTTTAAAACACTACAAATGTTACAACAAGTTTCTGGACAcagtctgtccctcagtctgaGCAGAATAACTTAAGGTGAAAAGGACagattttgatgacatttccTAAGGGATGGAGTTGATAGCAGAAGGAATAAATGAGTTATTAGCTCGTCATTAAAGCAAGGGTATAGTGACAGTCCACTCTAAAGGGCATGACATGTTTTcttgaaacaaaaacagttgtTTAGAAATGAAGACCTTGGTGATAAATGCACTGAACATTTCTAAACTCAAGCAGAATAATAGAATCATTCATAGTCAGCGCTCTGCCCCGACCTTCCACACCATGTGCTGTTTGTTTGAATATAAATTGAAGTTTATAATACCTTCTTTAATAATGTTCCTCTTTCTTGTTCTCTTTTGTTAAAGTGGAAAAGGTCAGCGTGTTTTCAATTAGAcgcttgtttttaaagctgtgtcATCCAAACACGGATGATTCTGAGTGTCAGGGTTTCTGATCAACACTTTGGAGAGGATGCACTCTTTTATCTTGTCCATTTaactctcctctgtgtcctcgtCTTTCGCAGGAGAGGAAGCTCTGTGCGTTCCCATTTATTGAAATCTACAGCGACGATGTCATCAACTATATGGTGCCGCTGTCCCGCCAGACGGACTTTTTTGTTCCGGAGATGAAGGAAGAGGTCAAAACAGACGTGAAAGAAGAGGACTCTGACGAGGACAGAGGAACTGACATAAcaggtaccttttttttttcctcattcaaGTTTTTCCTCATTCAAACCCAAGGCTCCCATTTTTTCAGAAGTCTTGAGATCtttcttggaaagaaatccactagataggaactgTGGACTGACAGATCCAAGGAGATTGTGGGGGgggctcttggaagagctgagtcttcaagagcttcttgaagctTAAGGCATTcagtaggtcattccaccagcatGGAACGAatgattgaattgaattcataCGTTGTGCGATTTAACATCTGTTTTCTGTTAAACGGGAACCTGATTTACAGACGTGTCGTagttgaagttgaagttgaAACCTCAGGGAAAATGCTCATTGACAAAATACCTCATGAGAGAATTGGACTCATCTTCCCACATTCTGTTCCATTTGACTTTTTTGCAAACAGTGAAGTTTCCACCCCgctcttttattttcaaaggtAAACTCTAGCAGAAGCTCCACAGCAGCACGGCTGCATGGACGCAGTAGCCATTCTCCCCAAAGCTGTGCCAGACGCGGTGGATCAGAGATGCAGCCATCGCGCCCTGCAcatgcatccagtgtgaacccTTGTTTTGACGTCGAGTCCCACATTAAGTATTCACAGCATCTGCTTGAATCTGCGTCTGCCAGTAAACACAGCTCAAGATTGTCCACTTACTTCACTGAAAACCCCAAAGTTTTCAAAGGTTGGAGAACAGATTGATCACATGGTTgttggttttgtgttgttttgttctgtgtcCGTGTCTCgcaaacaaagaggaaacataTTTTATCAGGCACTGCACTGACTCCTGAGGACATGATATATGAGACGCTATAATTGTTCTGTCACTGCAAGTATGTGACGATGTCTTCTCTGCTGCAATTACTCTTTCAAACTTGCTGCACCCGTAGGCTGGACCCCATGTCTGTATTGACGCCGTCCTTGTGCAAATCACCAGAGAAATCAAATGGCTCTGGGTTGGTGGGACGGAGTGGGCGTGGGCTTACATCAGACGCTGTCTTCCTGAAGCGGAGAATCTCTTGTAAACGCAGCACAGACGAGTCTCTGGTATTAGCCCGGCATGTTTAGACTGCAGTCGCCGCTGAAGCGGAGCGGTGCCACCTGTGACAGGTGAAGGCCGCTCTCCAGAGACACTGCAGGATTGTCTACTGTAGCGTCATTGACTTCCTGCTCAACTGAAAGTAAAGGCTGCTCGTAACTTTAAATGAGTTTTGTCAGCGTTGCCAGACCGAGACCGAGTTTAGATTGTTGCTTGCCTTTCCAACAAATGAGAAAGTTAATAGAACAGACCTCAAGTTCTGGAAAACATTTCCGTTCAAGTTCACACACGACTCTCTGTCTTCCTCAATATTTGaatttgaagtcatttttgCTCACGAcagtgaatttgtcctctgcatttaacccatcctggCCATGTGCTGCCGTGTTTGGGTTCAAGAAGTAACCCCAGTTGTGTAAAACATGAATGAGGCAGATGCTTCAACAAGTGTTTGAATGTTTCAGACTTCATACCAGGGTCAGAAATTAGCAGAAGAATGAGGCTGAATCACGTTCAAATATCTGACATTGTCCTTGAAATTCAAACCATGAGAGGTACAAATGCCCCCATCAGCAGCCAAGCAGTCGAAGATGAGACTCTAGAGTGCCCACGACTCCACTCCCGTTCTCCCTTCTCCACAGCATCGGTTGCCAGGGCAGCAACCGATGCCAAAGCTCTCCAACTGGCCTGTTTACAGAACACAGAGCAGTTTATTTATGAAATACCTCcactaaaacaaaatcaattcaaCACAGATAATATTACTGAAACAGTCACTGATGCTGGCATCAAACAAATATATCCTTCAAACTGTAATGTAGTGCAGTTGGCGCTGAATTTCATTCTAAGTGGTATTTAAAAAGGCCTTAAAGGGAAACTAAAGGGTAACTAAACCCCCTCTTCTGCCTGATCTTTAAATGGTCTAAGAGCTGAGTGACACCGAGCTGCCACTGTCTAACGATGTTCTCTGTGAGATGAGCCTCTCAGTCTCTCACATCAGAACGAAGGTTAATACGAAGTGACAGCTCCGGCTTTTATGGCAGTACTGGAATTTCACAACGTTTGATAAAATTGTCCTGGAAATGATCTAAAATGTCCCTGAAACATGTTTAAGACACATGCTGTATCACCTGTGTTGAAGATGTGGAACCAACAAGGCGTGTTTTTAACGTGTTGAGACGGAATGAGATTCACCGACATTCAAGCGGAGCTATGTTTGCTTCATAAATAAGTGTGAAAATACTTATTCTTGGTATTGGTGGTCAACGGTGCAGTATTCTGGTGGCCAACACCTCGTTTTAAGACCAACGCAACCACAGGTGCATTTGTGACCGACACGACGCGGGCACTGGCCGACAACAATGACGCTTCCACTGCGGCTTGTGTCGCTTTGCACTGGGTGTTGGATCGAGCCTTAACTGTCAGATAAGGTTAAATAAGCTTCACTATCTTCAGAGGGAGTTGCACAGTGTCTAACCCACTGATTGCCAACTATTCCTCGTTTATTTCAGCATTTGTTTGAATAACATTCTTGttcagtgtggcagcaggtgaaGATGCAGGCTGCAGAGAAATggttattaaaaacaaacgcTGCACTTGAGATTCTTCTCATGCTCTTTTTGAAACGCTTAACACCGactgcctttttttattatcgTTCACAAGATCTGAGAAGAAAGTGTTGTGATACAAGCATCAATGGAGTTTGAAGAGTTGTGAAGTGTTATCAGAGCTCAGACTGCTCTATATTCTGCTTTAACACTGCATGGGTTAAGTTTTTCTTTCTACAGGTTTGTAAAGCTAAAGAAATAGATGTTGATGTTTATGTTAAAGCAGTGCATTTATCACACTTTAACACAATTTTCTACCTGCATTGTTCCTCAGTGATGGCAGATATCAAGTAGAGACTCTCTAATAAATCTCCACCCAAACTCTCTTAATGATCAGAAGAGTAAAATGTTGTTTGACACGCCAGCTGTGGAGATTCCTCCCCATCAGGTCTCGGTGAGCGATACAACAACctaagacaaaaagaaaagtaattaaTACTCCATaggtttgagtgtgagagtgaatggtccaGTTGATGTCAGAGCtgacaaagcggtagaagatgagtgagtgaattgtATTTGAGTTTGAGCATTGTTAACTTCAGCTTCCTTCTCGCCATCATTTGTAAATGAGAAGATTCATCTCTCCTCACCTTTTCACCGTGGCAGTCTGGTTCTTAAGAACTCTCGGCGCACCTCGGCACCGGCTGTCTCATTACCAACCCTCTCCTCTGTTTCAAACAGTTTGAAGCGCAAGACCCTGATTCTTGGCTAATAATCCCAGTGGGCCCAATTTACCCACTAATTTAAGCAAATGCTCTCTGATAGACTATCAGAGGCAGAGCTACCTTCAACCAACAGTGGGTGAAACTTGTCCAGTGTGCTGCAGCTGTTCCTGTGGGTCCTGTCCACCTAATTACCCTAAATAGACCCATTATTTTCCCCACAAAATTCCTTGAATTGTAAAACAAGTGTGTCTGGTTGGTAAAGTCGGCGTAAAGTCGTGCAAATAAAATGGACAGTAAATCACCTCATAATCTCCGATCGTATGAATTTTCTCAAGCAATATTTCTGTCGCGTCTTCAGCCGTTTGTGTCTGGACCTGCAAGTTAATCAACAGTCccataaaaaaataagacgTAAATAACTTTAATGGACTTGTCGTGTACTTTATTGTAAACAGGGTTAGATCTGTTGGATGTGATaattagattgttttttttactgagattcaaatgaatgaaaacaaaagagtgACCTTTGTCTGGAGCTTATTGTGTTCTGGTCCCGGTTGACGCGAGTTTGTCTGTGCAGCACGAAAATGAATCGGACAATAATGTGTCTGCGTCCTGTGGGACAGTCACGTCATGTTCTATTTCACGAGGACATCGTATgtcgttttttttctgttgttttacataaaacaacaaaccaaaaaaagttaTTACAAAAATAAGTTTAATGGTCTTTTTTCTGACGTGTCATTAATCTCTGGAGtttcacttttcaaaaacaGAAGATATTTATGTGTCGACCTGTGAAGTCGCGCCTGCTAATATAGCCGTGATTTGCTCACtgagagtatttgttgtgtAGGTGGAAGGTGTGATgtgctctttttctttgttatccaaagtTTAGATCATTTCCCCGATCCACCTGTCAGaccatgttttttatttcacaaacaACTGATTGTTGTGCAGTTTATTTATCACACGTTTCGGCTCTCCTTGCAATTAGTGCCTCTAATCACACCTGAGCACATGACGCCATTTATCTTCTGAGTTGCATTAGAGAAGAATATCAGTAGGCGGCGATAATGAATGGCTGTGTGGTCACAGAGAACCGTAGATCAATTTGAATCAGGTTTAGTCTGAAAGCATTAGTGAGCCTTTCATGTGGGTGAGGGGATCTGCAGCAATTAAGCTAATGGACGTTTTCTTTAATGATGACTCCAGATATGCTTGACGCGCTGTGGACCGCAGCAGCGACAGCGTTCCCTTCCTCCCTTTAAAGCAGAGTGAGTTGCACGGAGCTGTGAAGCCGGATAATTAGATGCAAGTGGCATGTTTTTGCTTTGTGGTCTTTGACTTCATTTAAAGGAGAGCTAATCTTTTCAACTCTGATAATCTGGTTAGCCTGAGCTCGGCTGCAGCATTATGAGATTTAATAACTAGGTTCAAGCCGAAAGGAAGAGCGGTCAGTGTCCGTGTCATTATGATAGTATGAAGTATTGATTTAAGGCAGATCTGGTGAGTGTTAAGTGACAGGACACAATTTATATTGGTCCTTGTTTGTGTGGTTTGCTTGAAGTGGGGAAGTTAGCGCCtgacaaaagaggaataaactACAGAGAAGAAGTGTCACAAAGAAAtgcactagataggaacagtgagggcagaagtggatccaagtgcagaaggagggGGGTAAGtgtaaggtaagtgctaggacagaagacgCTCCTGGAGGAGTttggtcttcaagagcttcttcaAGACAGACAGGGACGCCCCCTGGTCTGGTAGCGCTcagtaggtcattccaccagcgtggaacgacacatgaaaagagtctggactgtcttgtgtgtgtgtgggggggggttaatTGTTTGGGCTTTGACTTCAGGTGTTCACACGCTGGTGGAGTTTCTTCTCGTCACTTTGGACATATATCACATATCACAGGCCCCTGTACAGGAGGCTCTCGTATGGAAGAGgttttaaacgtacagtatatacagaggttataacaATGTGCactatagagtgtcttatatcctcttttccagcacaacttaggcaatctgatgacacatttctttcattttcaccaactatataaacacacctgagcaaaaagtactaaaaaatgttttaaaatgggattgaatttgtgaaatttgtgaaatacgtcacagttcaaatttcactcggctcgtttttatgaaactttttgtgactattattgctactttatatcacgactagaGATGTGATATAAAaggaatcataactttgacttaaacagtacagtatagtattcTGTAACGTCTCACTTTTTGGCACCATGACACACAGTGGCTCCACCTCCCTAAAGGGTGGAGCTAGAAAAACCGCAGCCTGTGATTTGTCGACACAAAATCGTCACTTATGTGCGAAGGCAAAGGAAAAGGGCggcatttttttttcagcctcatTCCAAGAATAGAGAATAGCTGCATGttctcattttttctttttgtgtcgtGCTGCTATGACGTCATGCTACTTACCGAGATGACCCAGCTGcataaatgacatcataaatGAAAGCCAGCAGGAACAGGCTACTTCTGAAAGTGTCCCAAAATGTCCACAACTAAGCTGAGTTGAATAAAGTGTCAGTAGGTGCATTCACTGTAATATCTGAACTTTTGTTCCAGGTGCAGATTCCCACAGTGACGTGAGCTCGGTGAGTGGCGGCGTACCGTGGGACAGCAGAGAGACTTCCCTGGCCGCGTCCACAGCCGCCTCCCTGgcctcctctctgcctctgagGGACGTCATGGACGCAAACGAAGACGTCAGGCACAGGGACCACAGTGACAGAGACTCAAACGAGTCCGTGGGCAGCGGCTCGTCTTTTGAAGAACTTGACATGGACCAGGACGAGCAGGGGGTGCAGGAGGTGCAGGGGGTGCAGGGGGTGCAGGAGGTGCAGGGGATGCAGGAGGTGCAGGGGGTGCAGGAGGtgggagaagagagggaggtcAGGGAGGACGGGCGGGAGCGGGCGACCCCCGAGGGCGAAGATGGAGCTGGAGAAGCAGTTGAACTGATGGCTGAAAGAGACGAGTCCATGGGGGATGGAGAGGAGTAAGGGGAGGAGGCCCGTGCAATGCTGGCGTGCTAGAGAGTTTctcagttgttgctgttgctggttAATCTGTCGTTTAATCTGTTCATACCATGACCAACAAACCACATTCCTGCGCCTTCTTATTCTCTGCTTGAAGCCTGtacgtctttgttttttttgtttttttttagggttGGGTAATgcgtccaaaaacacacatcaccatggatccatccattttctatcctccgtgtgggggggggttactgtgccaatctcagctgacaggacgataggcggggggggggggggggggggggggggggtcacgtcacgtcacaccctggacagttcgccagtccatcacagggacacatatagagacaaacaaccgttcactcacactctgtcacacctacggtcaattcacAGTGTCCAAATTGCCGGGGattaagacattttggacactctaatctgcatgttttaggactgagggaggaaaccggagaaaacccacgcacacaca
Coding sequences within:
- the tex264a gene encoding testis-expressed protein 264 homolog, producing the protein MSDFILVLLIVFLLLCLVATVGGALLFSGLLSDVVVKTGPPPIRNVTIAYKFKEGPYKDCGAAYTESCSIGPKLSSIGVFYDDPKQRPPEKCRYLVGSVLCEGEEKLDEELQRMYEEFGFKVFSLPEVSHAVTTSFPCTTPLSHVLGPYRVYPRLASYIEERKLCAFPFIEIYSDDVINYMVPLSRQTDFFVPEMKEEVKTDVKEEDSDEDRGTDITGADSHSDVSSVSGGVPWDSRETSLAASTAASLASSLPLRDVMDANEDVRHRDHSDRDSNESVGSGSSFEELDMDQDEQGVQEVQGVQGVQEVQGMQEVQGVQEVGEEREVREDGRERATPEGEDGAGEAVELMAERDESMGDGEE